Below is a window of Malania oleifera isolate guangnan ecotype guangnan chromosome 1, ASM2987363v1, whole genome shotgun sequence DNA.
TTTAAACATCATTTGGCAAGTACAAGGAAGGGAATGAAACCTTGCCCAAAAGCTCCTCAGAACGTGAGAGATGAGTGCAATATTGCTcttgaaaaattccaaaaagagaAGTGTAAAAGAAATTAACTCCTTGAAGAGATTGGAATGGGTCGAGGAGGAGGGACATAGAGTGCTATGTCTCCATTAGCTGGAGATATTGAGCAGCATAGCCAGTGGGACTGGCCTTAATCCTAGGGCTAGAGGTCCAATGAGTAAGTTTTCATCTTCACAACCAAACAATCCACTCTAACTCaatgaaagaaagaagaaggaagaaggaagaaggaagaaagaaatgaaGTGTGTAGGAAAGTTGGCCGTTGTGTGTTCAACAATGCTCTACCATTTAATTTGATGGATGGCGTATATTGGCGTGCTATGGTAGATGGTATTGCTAATTACGGGCCAAGTTTTAAGCCTCCATCTATGCAAGAAATGAGGACATGGATCCTTAAAGATGAATTCAAAGACATCGATGGCAAGTTGAAAGAGCACAAAAAAAAGCTTGGAAGGAATATGGATGTTGTATCATGGTTGATGGATGGATGGACTAATGGGTGTTCAAGGGTCTTGGTTAATTTCCTTGTGAATAGTCCTACTGGTACATGATTTTTAAAATCCATTGACGCTTCTGATTCTATAAAAAATGGTGATTTGATATTTACGTACGTATATGAATGAGGTGGTTGAGGAAGTTGGTGAGGAGAATGTTTTGCAGGTGATAACTGATAATATGAAGAACATGATAAATGATAGAAAGAAGCTCTATTTGACTCCATTGCtgcaaatttttctaaaaattccaAGAAGTATGGATCCATTTGGAGAAAAATAGATGATAAATAGACTACACAACTTCATCACCCTTTACATGCAGCAGAATATTATCTAAATCCTCAATTGCGTTATAAAGAGAACTTCTCTGATTGTGAAGAAGTGAAGAAAGGACTATTTCAATGTTGGATAGAATGTTGAGATATGAGAAGAGGCTAGCTGTAGACATCCCAATTGGATTTGTTTGATAATGCAAGAGGGGATTTTGGGACTCGAGTGCCTATTGACTCTAGAATGTTGAGAAGCCCAAGTAAAAATAATACTTCAGTAAAATTAGTTAATTAGTGGTACTTTATCCTTGTTTCTTCTTATAACTTGGAACTTAAacatgtttttttcttttgtcGCAGATTGGTGGAAGCATTTTGGGACAAAGACCCCAGAATTGATGAAGTTTGATATTCGTGTTCTTAGCCTGACATTTAGTGCTAGTGGATGTGAGaggaattggagcacatttgagcAAGTTCTTAGTTCTTAAAAATGTCATGTTATTATCGTTTcacttaaatatgaaaatatcttctaatatctaaaaaGGCTTAAACTCAATTGTAGATTCATACGAAAAAGAGAAATAGATTAGAGCACAAGAGATTGAATGCTCTAGTTTACGTGTAGTACAACACCAAACTGAGGGAGAGAGATCTAAGAAGAAGACAAAATTATGATCCAATATTGGTGGCGGAAGTAGCTTCAGATGATGAATGGATCATTGAGAAGGAAGAACCTATCCTCCCAAAAGATGCTTCTTCATTTGATGATGAAAATCTCCTAGAAGTTGATGCTATTAGAGCTTTGCCCATGGTAGCTTTTGAAGGAGATGATGCTCAAGCAACACAAGCTTCTGGTAGCTTGCATTCTATACTTCCTAGCAAAAGGAATTATAGTGATCATTGTGAGAACTTGAATACATACATATCAATAGTCATTTTTTAATTCTTCATTTCTCCTATCTCCTAACCTATAGCTTTATTGAATATCTGGGCACTCAAGACAAAGGCAAGAGGCCAACATTGGTCACAAATGAGGAAGACGATGATGTTGAAGTGGGAGAGGGGGAATTTATAAGTGGAAGAACTCCTACTATAGATTagtttgatgaagatgaggaCTTTGATGAAGATCTTGATAGTTCCCTCTAAACTTTGTTGATTTAGATTCAGATTCTTAGAAATTAGAATCTTGGATGATGAGACATTATGATGCTTTAATTTggttttttctcttctttttgtaatgttatgactcatgcttattttttaacatgtattgtttgtgtttgttggctaaaattggcctatatgatatttacaaattatcattttatttctttctccattattctaaaaattttctcatttttttactatatataaattaattttatttattaattatttgaaaaaaatacagtcccaaaatgcttacgcctcaacgccttaaggcttacgcctcgcctcgCAGAGGGTAAAAggcctcgccttacgccttcgccttttaaaacattaatttttaaaattattatatttttaaattgagagGGATAATGGGGACAATTGAGCATAATTCAAACATTCCAATTAATACATAAATTTTGTCATACTGATGACATACCTGGCATATAACACAGAAATCAGTTTCATGATCCATGCATGCGGCCTCTTCCAAATTATTGCAAGTTGCAAAAGGAAGAAAAGTTCTTGTATTCAGATTATTTAAAATAGTTTCCTCAGATAACCCAGTTTTGACATTGCCAATCTGTTCTCCCAATGCAAGAAGCTCCTGTAGTtgaatttaaacattttaactcaaaatcttttctcaaaaggtaccatttttttcaaaatgatattcatAAATAAAATGCCCTTCTAGTTGATATTAGTCGCACACTCTTAccaaatactgctataatttttCGAGGAAAGTAGTCCATACATTTTTAACTACAACCAAACATTTTATTAGAGGAACATTAAATAATCAAACTTTCCCATCGTACCTCGTAGGACATGTCATCTATGTCCAAGCGCATATCTCTATGATGATCAATGATATTCCCTACTTCAGAAAAGCCAGGGATCTCTAGTATGGCTACTTCCTACACACATCAACAGAAATATTTTGGCCAATTTATATACAAGAACCACAATATAACAATAACATCATTTCAAATAATATAcaagcatttttttttataataaaaatgaagCTAACCAGCAGATATGGAGAGAAGAAAATATTACATCTGCTGGCAAAAATCTCAAGTGAGGGGGTTCGCGATTTCTTGGAGTTGCCTCAGGTACAGCTCCCCTTCGGGAAGACCGGTATATCCTGAGGCCAGTTGGTGGCATAGGTCCAGAATACCTAGACCCTACCTCTGCACCATCTTGAGAAGGATTCACCACACCGTGTGAGGCATTATATGTTGGAAGTCCATATGAATGCAGTGGAATCTGATGATGAATGTTGATATGATGATGGCTTCTCACTCCTTGCATGGGCCCCAGAGAGTGATGAAGATTGTGATGCTGGTGGTGaataggaggaggaggaggaggcagaAAATGTGTTGTGCTAGTTGTCTCAGGATATCCCGGTATGCCCAAGTTCCCACTTTCTCTCAATCCCCGACTAACATTGCTCcctgcagagagagagagagagagagagagagagatttcataTTGTTTCAAAATGTCACTAAAGCAATCTTTGACAGTCTTCAAAGAGGATgcaaagcaaaagaagaagaaaaaaaagaaaaaagcctAGTGGGTGCTCATCCCCACCCTTCCCTAGTtattaatcaaaaaaaaaaatggcaaaaggaatatatatatacatacatacatacatacatacatacattcaatATGCAACTATTCACACAAATGAATAAAACCAATCTCTATTTTATTTGGGGAAAATATATATGGTGTCCACATGAAACACACAGGAAGCAAATCCCCTAGAAAAAGAAATAAATGCCATCAGTCATATCAGCTTACTTTAAACAGCTAATAAATAAAAACGTTTATCTTTTGCATGAAATGAGTTTCAAACACACAAAAGAAGCTTGAAAAAAACAGAATACCATGAGAATAAGGCAAAGCATGTGTAAGATTCCAAGTTGAAGTGCCTCCATCAACACTACTGCTGCTCGGTTGTTGCTCAAACCAGTGGTTGTTGGCTGGCTGAAAAGGCAGACCTGTATAGTTTCCTTGAACATAATGATTATGGTTATGTGCCAGAACAGAATCCAATCCAATAGTATCAGATCTATTCCTTACACTTCTTTGAGGTTCTGCTTCCATAATTGACAGATTACCAATACCCCTGAATTGCGGAAGGGGGAAAGATGCAGAATCCACCATTGAAGCTCCAGATTCGAAGTGCCTTGCATTGGGAGGGGCAATTGAAGAACTAGAGCTTGCTGAGGCACTAAAATACGGGAAATTCCGGGCACTATCACCATTCTTACGTTTGCATGAGCCTCTGACACCATCCATGAAATGATTATTTCTTCCATACTCATCTGTAGGAACTCCAACAAATCCATGATTACTTAAAGATGGCAACTGATCAGAAGACCCACAATTTAAAGGAACAGGGACCACTCTAGCACCAGATGAAGGTGTCATGTAAGGATTATAGAAATTCGATGAAGTTGCCCCACCCATATCAATATTTGCAGTAGGATGATAATGCTGAGCACCAGCATACTGCATAACCCCATAAAAGGCAGCACAATCATAATGCTCCGGTAAATGATGGGCTTCAAGACTCACATTCCCAGAAGCTGGCAGCATTGCATGGACACTGGGCCGTGAAGTGTTCATCacatttggtaaaaaaaaatgtGGCTCAGGATATAGATGACCCTCACCTTGCTGATCCACTCCCAAATCAATCATCTGGCTCGTGCACAGTATATTCCTTTGCCCCATGTCAACCAATTTGATTTTTGCAACTTATCCCTACTCTTAAAAAAAACAATGTGCAGTTAGTTCTCAATTGCGAATGATTAACCATGCTAACAAACTAAAGTTcaattttcgtatatatatatatatatatatatatatatatataagccagTTGTTTGCACAAGCCTAACATAATGAAAGCAAAAAGTAAGGGAACAGTGAATTCAATTCATCAGATGATTGaacataataaaattaaataactaaaaaagttttttttttttaaaaaagggacaAACTAAGGTTAGTTTCCACTAATTTTACAATAGAAGCTTTAGACATGGGACATAATGAGGAAATTTATTAATACATTTGACTTAAGGCTCAAAAATGAGAATGCaacaaaaatattcaaaaattaagAACAGATAAGACAAACCCTACCCTCATTGAAATATCATTACCATTTCATCTTCTTAGCAAAGTATCCCAAAATCAAACATCCCACAAAGCATGCAGAATCAAGCAGGTCTCGTAAACCTCCtcccttttatttcttttttttttttttttttgtaatcattattTGTGGGGGATAAggaacaaagaaaaaataaacaagCAACGAAAACCACAAACAAAAGGGTGCTGCAATTCGAACACCATAGAGCTAAGATATTGCAGGAACTCACCCCATGCCTCCACCCCTCTTTCAGAAAAGAAATCAGCCAGCTCGTACATGAGCAGAAATCGAGATAAATAAGGGACATAATCCATATCCTGGAGAACATCTACACCTTTAAGGGCCTATTTAGTTGAAAGGAATCGAGGTTGGAATGGATTTGTAATTTCAGTCTCAATTCCTTTCTGCAGTTCATTTAATTACTAGTGATAGCAATGCTAATTATTTTGAAACTGAGCACTCTCTTTATTTAGAACAGAACTTGTTTCTCTAAGATATTGCAGAAACTCACTCCATGCGTTCTTTGAAAAGAAATCAGCCAGCTTGTACATGAGCAGAAATCGAAATAAATAAGGGACATAATCCATATCCTGGGGAACATCTACACCTTTAAGAGCCTGTTTGGTTGAAAGGAATCGAGGTTAGAATGGATTTGTAATTCCAGTCCTGATTCCTTTCTGCAGTTCATTTAATTACTAGTGATAGCAATGCTGATTATTTTGAAACTGAGCACTCCTTTTATTTAGAGCGGAACTTATCTCTCTCTTTAATGTTTAGTTTAACGGAAACCCGAAGAAATCTATTTTTTCATAATTGCTTGGTTCAACTAatgggaaagaaagaaaaagaaactgaatataatcattttaatgacaatataaaaataaaagtttttttctCACATTTAATCCAATTGCACAAGATTCTATTAAATGCTGAAGAAACCTATATGTACATTAAACTCCATGATCACAATATTGACAACCATATTTTTTAGAAACAATCAAAccatataaaaataatataacataGATAAGATTTGCCATTTTAGGAATATTTTAATTTGGTAAGGGGCATAACTATCTTTTTTTGTCAGTTGGcttctcttttttttcctttttttttttctctctgaaTCTCTACAGTTTAGGAAGGAAAATTATTGGGTCGTTTTCTCCCCTTTTTTGTCTCCACTTTTCTCCACTTCTTTTCCCTTCTCCCTCTTTATGCAAACCAAACACAATAAATGCAGAGAAAGTATTTcttctctcttttcccttctcttctttCCACTTCTCCCCAACCAAACTCACCCTTGAGGAATGGGCATTCCACCACATTTCCACACAAATGGGCATCCCATTCCTAACTGTTTTTTCCTCAAAGACAGAACGTGTGCGCCAAAAATATATTCCAAAGACATTCCCTTGCAGCCCCAAACCCTCCCAAAATTCCATGTTGGGCTCCAATCTTCAACCCTGCAACTTTTTCTGGACAGCCTGAAATCCTTCAATCAAAACTTCATTCCACCATCTTGGGGCTTTATTTTTTCTATCTAGAGCTCAATATATCTCTCTAGGGATTGATTTTGTCTGTTGCTTTTGCTccatttcaactcaaatttccccatctaatttcattttcattcaatCCATGGAACATTATTGGTTCTCCTGGCATGATTTTAAATTTCTATAAACTTTTCATGGGATAATTTGGCTAATTTCatttttggatgtattttgattacATTTTTTGGGGGTGTATGAGGGCTGGTGATGGTTCTTTTTTGCTATGAGGTTGGGTGCTCTATGGTTGGGAAGTCACAGTTTTACTTGTAATTTTCTCAAGGGAGTGAAGAACTTGTTTCCATCTTTCGCTGTTTAGAGAAAATATATTATGAATTGAGAAGTTGATATTAATTTAATTCTTCAATTGGAGAATGTATGTGATAGAGGGTGGCCCTTCGATCAacagtaaggttgctcctttgtagCCGGTTGGTCATGGGTTCAAGTCCATGGAAACAATCTCTCTGCATAGAAGCAAGGATAAGGTGCGTACACTGTGACTTCCCTCTCCCTACCCTTGCAAAGTGGGAAGCCTTGTAGCCTGAGGATGCCGATTGGAGAATACATGGACCACAGATACACTGTTCCAGAGGAGCTAAAAGCAATTTTCTAATGAGCTGCTACAAACACTTGCTAACATACTTCCTGCTGATGGAGGCGATGATCAAACTATTTCTTTGCTCTTGTACATGGTAACAACTTGATTCAGAGGATGCACTAGGAGCTGTTGATGAACATCAAGTTCTTCATTTTGAAGGACCCAATGATATGGTCCAACCAAGAGAAGCTCGTTGTAGACACGTTCATGTCGGCAAGGGGGACATAGATATCACAGGCATCAGTAGGGTAAAGATGCTGCCATTCAAGGTGATTGGAGGATGTACCCAAGTTTGGAAATGGCCacaatcatggtcttaaatttaaatgaaattgtcaaattttccattttccatcacccgtgaaatcaaaatggcaatcgATTTACGTCTTATATAATTTCCATCTAAGCTTCAACAAGTCAACCAGAATTTaccaaaatctcaaaatttaagcaaaacttgtcaaaatttaataatataatgaaatttccttggaattcaaatgtgagatttcAATGCAAAGTGAAATTTCTTGTTgaatttatcttattttttattgaaacaaaatattactacaaaggcttttgaaattatatgaaaaaattcaacttacaacaaaattttatttaaaatcattcatttcaaaattatctttatttgtataataaatggtatttaattgatttatgaatttcatttatattaacagAATATGttaatacacatattatattacaactattcCACCTTATagacaacatagatgtatttaacttttaatatattagtcctaGGTTTCAGACAcattatataataaatatattcagcacacatattatattacaactattgcacctcatacacaacgTAGAAGTattttaacttgtaatatattagtcctaaacttatattattatctATTATATATTTCTGAAGTTTCACAAAATAATTCCATCTTTTCCTACTATTTTCCATAGttttttttcaaatagaaatcaaaattgacattaagatcaaaatttccatcaaaatttccttatttttggttttgaagcttcaaaattttagtcgAAATCGAAATTCAAGACCTTGGCCACAATCCATATCAATCTAATGCTAGCAAGAATGGTCAAGGACAATTCACACAAGTGAATTTCCCTGGCAGGAATCA
It encodes the following:
- the LOC131154903 gene encoding probable E3 ubiquitin-protein ligase ZFP1 isoform X1; translated protein: MGQRNILCTSQMIDLGVDQQGEGHLYPEPHFFLPNVMNTSRPSVHAMLPASGNVSLEAHHLPEHYDCAAFYGVMQYAGAQHYHPTANIDMGGATSSNFYNPYMTPSSGARVVPVPLNCGSSDQLPSLSNHGFVGVPTDEYGRNNHFMDGVRGSCKRKNGDSARNFPYFSASASSSSSIAPPNARHFESGASMVDSASFPLPQFRGIGNLSIMEAEPQRSVRNRSDTIGLDSVLAHNHNHYVQGNYTGLPFQPANNHWFEQQPSSSSVDGGTSTWNLTHALPYSHGSNVSRGLRESGNLGIPGYPETTSTTHFLPPPPPPIHHQHHNLHHSLGPMQGVRSHHHINIHHQIPLHSYGLPTYNASHGVVNPSQDGAEVGSRYSGPMPPTGLRIYRSSRRGAVPEATPRNREPPHLRFLPADEVAILEIPGFSEVGNIIDHHRDMRLDIDDMSYEELLALGEQIGNVKTGLSEETILNNLNTRTFLPFATCNNLEEAACMDHETDFCVICQADYRNQERIGALDCGHEYHADCLKKWLLVKNVCPICKSMALNIERKNV
- the LOC131154903 gene encoding probable E3 ubiquitin-protein ligase ZFP1 isoform X3, translated to MGQRNILCTSQMIDLGVDQQGEGHLYPEPHFFLPNVMNTSRPSVHAMLPASGNVSLEAHHLPEHYDCAAFYGVMQYAGAQHYHPTANIDMGGATSSNFYNPYMTPSSGARVVPVPLNCGSSDQLPSLSNHGFVGVPTDEYGRNNHFMDGVRGSCKRKNGDSARNFPYFSASASSSSSIAPPNARHFESGASMVDSASFPLPQFRGIGNLSIMEAEPQRSVRNRSDTIGLDSVLAHNHNHYVQGNYTGLPFQPANNHWFEQQPSSSSVDGGTSTWNLTHALPYSHGSNVSRGLRESGNLGIPGYPETTSTTHFLPPPPPPIHHQHHNLHHSLGPMQGVRSHHHINIHHQIPLHSYGLPTYNASHGVVNPSQDGAEVGSRYSGPMPPTGLRIYRSSRRGAVPEATPRNREPPHLRFLPADEVAILEIPGFSEVGNIIDHHRDMRLDIDDMSYEELLALGEQIGNVKTGLSEETILNNLNTRTFLPFATCNNLEEAACMDHETDFCVICQEQSAAAAGN
- the LOC131154903 gene encoding probable E3 ubiquitin-protein ligase ZFP1 isoform X4: MGQRNILCTSQMIDLGVDQQASGNVSLEAHHLPEHYDCAAFYGVMQYAGAQHYHPTANIDMGGATSSNFYNPYMTPSSGARVVPVPLNCGSSDQLPSLSNHGFVGVPTDEYGRNNHFMDGVRGSCKRKNGDSARNFPYFSASASSSSSIAPPNARHFESGASMVDSASFPLPQFRGIGNLSIMEAEPQRSVRNRSDTIGLDSVLAHNHNHYVQGNYTGLPFQPANNHWFEQQPSSSSVDGGTSTWNLTHALPYSHGSNVSRGLRESGNLGIPGYPETTSTTHFLPPPPPPIHHQHHNLHHSLGPMQGVRSHHHINIHHQIPLHSYGLPTYNASHGVVNPSQDGAEVGSRYSGPMPPTGLRIYRSSRRGAVPEATPRNREPPHLRFLPADEVAILEIPGFSEVGNIIDHHRDMRLDIDDMSYEELLALGEQIGNVKTGLSEETILNNLNTRTFLPFATCNNLEEAACMDHETDFCVICQEQSAAAAGN
- the LOC131154903 gene encoding probable E3 ubiquitin-protein ligase ZFP1 isoform X2, yielding MGQRNILCTSQMIDLGVDQQASGNVSLEAHHLPEHYDCAAFYGVMQYAGAQHYHPTANIDMGGATSSNFYNPYMTPSSGARVVPVPLNCGSSDQLPSLSNHGFVGVPTDEYGRNNHFMDGVRGSCKRKNGDSARNFPYFSASASSSSSIAPPNARHFESGASMVDSASFPLPQFRGIGNLSIMEAEPQRSVRNRSDTIGLDSVLAHNHNHYVQGNYTGLPFQPANNHWFEQQPSSSSVDGGTSTWNLTHALPYSHGSNVSRGLRESGNLGIPGYPETTSTTHFLPPPPPPIHHQHHNLHHSLGPMQGVRSHHHINIHHQIPLHSYGLPTYNASHGVVNPSQDGAEVGSRYSGPMPPTGLRIYRSSRRGAVPEATPRNREPPHLRFLPADEVAILEIPGFSEVGNIIDHHRDMRLDIDDMSYEELLALGEQIGNVKTGLSEETILNNLNTRTFLPFATCNNLEEAACMDHETDFCVICQADYRNQERIGALDCGHEYHADCLKKWLLVKNVCPICKSMALNIERKNV